The genomic window aaaaactggatttggtattttattcatatttatgttACAGCATGAGTGTGGATTGGATTGGTTATGGTTATGCTGCGTTGGTTGCATCCGGTGGAGTAGCTGGTTATGTGAAAGCAGGTATAGTATCCCCCTTGAGGGCTTtatacaatgaaatttcattttaatgttacagaattagtgtacattcaaagtgacaataaagtctaAATGTGTTTTGGAATGTCTTAACTTCATTACAGCTTAATAAGATAACAAAACGGATTACTAGATttgtccaaggtggcgcagtggttaaagtgctgtactgcaggccacttcagctgactgttatctgcagtttggcggttcaaatctcaccggctcagggttgactcagccttccatccttccgaggtgggtaaaatgaggacccagactgtgggggcaatatgctgactctgtaaactgcttagagagggctgaaagccctatgaagcggtatataagtctaactgctattgctattgctattgtcattttACCAAAAGCTTGGggtggattttaaaaatataagcagTGCATATTCCATTCTACCTCAACCCAATACCCATCCTCAAGTTCTGGAAGTTCTAAGAACAATGAAGCCCATAATTTCAGTTTAAAATATCTTAACTCCCAACCTTTAATATAAACTTCCAGAATGCTGGGATCCAGGACAAAATTCTTGGGCATGAATGCAAATAAACAGACAAGATCTCCTATTCAAAGCTTGTCATcgtgccagtaggtggttgtgtctttaaatacaaatgattttagataaaagcacgtttaaataattgtaaccaAATAAggaattgtggtacagtgatagtaaaatacataaattttaaaatgtacaattcaatttgaacgAAGtgtatgtaaggattgtggaagaaaagcACGAAATTGTATTTGTAACCAaattgacacgctttctacaagatgtaacaaaagatgattctttttttttgtttttgtttaattaaaacaataaaacttttcaaaaaaaaaaaagcttgccaTCATAGAATTACACTTGTTGCAGATTTCTCCTTGCAACAGTTTTGTACATGACGTTTTGTAAGCCCTATGTAGCATTTCCCTTATTCCTCATGTATCCCTcccccctagttttttttttctccaaagggATGGTTAACTTGTAGCTTTGATAATGGAATTCCCTGCTACCAGAGCTTATCATAAGGCTTGCTATAATTTGTGATGGACAAAATTCAAAAAGGCACATTCtgcattgattgatttgatttgatttgatttattatatttgtatgccgcccttttcccccgaaggggactcagggcggctcgcaattcaaatcagggaagggggtacagacaaaaaataaaacaaaacataataatgcataatttaaaaacacacaacagtcataccattcgagacgggggcaacagctctttagacccaggcctgtcggaacagccaggttttaagggctttgcggaagtcctggagggtggtgagggttcgaatctccacggggagctcgttccagaaggtcggagcagccacagagaaggctctcctccgggtagtcgccagttgacactggccggcggatggaattcggaggaggcctaatctgtgggatctaatcggtctagtggaggtgattggcagcaggcggtctctcaagtattaaGCTTTTATGACCTTTCCCGCTAAAATAAAGCTAGAAGAAATACAGCAGTTCGTTGGGTTGACACATTTAATGTAACCAAGTTTTGTTGTCTGCTTAAACTAGGCAGTGTCCCTTCCTTAGCTGCTGGTCTCCTCTGTGGTGGGTTAGCAGGATTGGGTGCTTATCAGCAGTCAACGGATCCAAAGAATATTTGGCTATCTCTGGGtaagtttttgttcttttttgcatTGCTATTTCACACAGAGACATGTTTATATcaatgtatatttgtatatgcacttctttttggttccaccacaaaatcgcggaggacaaaatcgcgctcgacgaaagcgcacatttgacgtcatcacagcgcgacgaaaacatcgcgctgtgatagaaaaatgtaaaaataaagctaaaaccttaccgtaacccccccaaacctaaccctaaacctaacccttaacctaaccctaaatctaaccctaaacctaaccgttaacgtaacgctaaacctaacgctaacccttaacctaacgctaaacgtaaccctaacgctctaaccctaacccttaacctaaccctaaccctaacccttacctttatgtgaatcggcttgctttaattttaattttatttcattgtttaatttttttcgtcgcgctgtgatgacgtcacatgcgcgctttcgtcgagtgcgattttgtcctccgcggttttgacgggtcacgcttcttTTTGCCTGTCCAAAGATTCAGTGTACTTGGAATCCAAGATTAAATTAATGGCAAAAACATAGAACCATGAAGTATTTAGCTATCTTATGATGGGTTCAAGTTTTCACCTGCGATGTGtcatcttttttttgttttgttcacaTTGTAGTTTATGTGCATTTTAACACATAACtttattaacacatctgctaactgcagcaagaatagcatttgcccaatgccggaaacaaaataataccccctcggacgaattagtgattaaaaaaactttggattgtgcagagatggacaaattaacactgaaattaaaagataaagaagagtcggaatattatgaaatttggaacaattggtacaaatggctgcaaaacaagaataaaattaagccaaaaaactatatctgtctgtctgtctgtctgtctgtctgtctgtctagtttcacaacccctggtatgccccaattatgggaggaagctaactgcttccattatctgtcaatcggctcgtcacaagagtccatcacgacagaaacccaatatttttactgttgtctttgtttatttatcagcacaaatactacacacacacacacacacacacatattgtatttgtgctgataaataaataaagggagactagtatagatctatttcaagctatttagctctcatcggctagccatacccttactgggatagctgatgagagctaaatagcttgaaatagatctatactagtctccctttatttatcagcacaaatacaacacaaatgtaacaaaggcaacattaaatatattgggtttctgtctggatggtctcttatgacgagccgatggacagagaatggaagtagtgaccttcgtcccatatttgggcataccgggggttgtaaatctaaatagatacctttcaccctggcttggctgataaggagtcgagctctgtggctcagtggttaacacatctgcctaagatgcaatacagtacaggttcgattcccagtaagggtatggctagcagatgagagctaaatagcttgaaatagatttatactagtctccctttatttatttatcagcacaaatacaacaaaatgtaacaaaaaggcaacagtaaaaatattgggtttctgtctggtctcttatgacgagccgatgaacagagaatggaagtagtgaacttcctcccatatttggtcataccaggggttgtgactttacacacacacacacacacacacacacacaaatattatatacatgtacaggtatgatgacataacaatgttgatgtaatgactgtaaggtgttgtagaagggaaaaaataaaaaaaaatctgcttatgGCAAAAACATAGAACCATGAAGTATTTAGCTATCTCATGATGGGTTCAAATTTTCACCTGTGATGTGTCATCTTTTTTTGTCCACATTGTAGTTTATGTGCATCTTAAGCTACCACTTTATAAATCATGCACTATTTCTACATTTGTGCATATTTTCCACCAAACCTTTATATTGTATTCATGCCGTTTTGTGGATTTTGATATTCTTTTCCCACTTGTCTAATTTGAGGTCCAAACTACTTATATCAAAGCAACACACTGGAGACTGGttacagagagtcctcaacttataacagttcatttagtgactgttcaaagttacaatggcactttgtATGTACTGTTACATacagacttacgaccgtttttcagttaccacctttgaagcatccccttgatcatgtggtcaaaattctgatgcttggaaattggttcatacttacgagTGTTGCTGCGTCATGTTTTTGCAACCTCCCGACAagcagttaatggggaagccagattcacttaacaactgtgccaagcaaggttataaaatgtggcaaaactcagttaacaaatgtttcacttaacaacagaaattttggggctcaattgttgtagggctacctgtaattgcataactaagaaacagtaaaaattcccGATTCAtggctctgaaaaaaaaatgaatgagggCAGGAAGTAGCAAATTTCAGTGTGATCCATAACCACATAAAAAGGGGGTTTCTTatagtatttatttgtttgtttgtttgtttgtttgtttgtcttgtatgccgcccactcccggaggactccgggcggctcacaaaagacaagggaaagggggggaacgggacaaagacaacatattaaaaaccaaaccaacattcacaatttccgtggaggaagatgcttctcagctccccccagcctgctggaacagccaggacttggtggctttgcagaaggccgggagggtagtaagggtctggatctcaacagggagctcgttccagagggccggagctgcaacagaaaaggccctcctccggggagtcgccagccaacattggctggcagatggaatccagaggagacctaacctgtgtgatctaatcggtctatgggagataatcggcaggaggcggtctctcaggtacccaggtccgatgccatgtagggctttataggtagcgaccagcaccttgaagcggattaaCCCTTTCCTGACACCATGATTTTATTTGATTGCACAGTCTCCCTTAAATGTCATAATTAGAACACTTAATAATTTgggttgtcattttttttccagctgcaTCGGGAACCCTGACTGTCCTGATGGGAATGAGATACTATAACTCTAGAAAATTTATGCCTGCAGGGTTAATTGCTGGTGCCAGGTACAATTCCTATTTTCCCGTTGCCAATTGTGGGATTATTGTTTGGAAACAACAGAAAATTAGAGAATGTGGTGGGTTTTCTTTGGATAAACACGAGACATTGCCAAGAACATATTTAATGTGTAAGGATTTACTAGCAAAATTCACTGACATGTTAATTTATTATCTAAACAGTGTATTAATGGtggatttctgtttttatttaaacaGTGTATTAATGGTAGGCAAACTTGGACTACAGATGATGGAAAAACCTCTTTAACCATAATTGTGCAACAACAAGCAGAAAGAGATCTCCAGAGGACTGCACTCACAATGCCTGTTCAGAACAAAACTGAAGACAATactaatgctttttaaaatagtaCAATTTGCAAAGTTTTAAAACTTCCAAATCAGCTCAGGTTTTTGTAAAGAGTTAATCATTACAGAATTGTAGTTTTCATATCTCTTTTTCTCATGAATGCAATTCTTGTCACAACTCCAAATGTTTTATGATAACGAACATGAGAAACAGTGCTGATGCCTGGTAGGAAATACACTTAATTTTGTGTCATCATATTTCCAAGCTGAAATTCATCTCTGTGTATTTCTGTATGCAAGGTGTTccactcaaaaacaaaaagtttaAACGCTTCCTTTACAATTGACTAAAAATGATTAAATGTCTAAAAGCCTTCTGAATTGTGAGACTTATTCCtaattttaaacaaatgtgaattccaaaATTTTAAGCTGTAATCTTTTAGGGTTCAAGGCTAAATAGGCTAATTTTATGTCTACCTGGAAACATATGGACTGATATTTTTATCGACATTTCTCAATGAGTACCTGTCTTCAAATATATTACTGAATTAATTCCGAACGTAATGACGTATATACAACAGTAGTATCTGCACCACAGATCTCCTGATCATTCTTCACATTTTTGTACAATTGGAAGTAGATAAACATATTTAGAGTTGTTCCACTGAAATAAAACCACCGAGTTAATCATGTGTAATAGTTTTACTCCAGAtataaataaatcagagtccaactTGCTGCTCCTACAaagcttgaaaacatttcacatgATATTTCTTCATATGGCCAGATGAGTCTCTCAAGAGAAATGGGCATCCCATTTGAAATTACTGGATGCTatatatcagggatgtcaaactccaggccctggaaacagcgaaggaccagcccgcagtgtgTCTGCCAGGGAAAACTGAGCCCGGGAAGGGTGTGCGTGGCCCTCAAgctttgttttcgctggcagagggctggagGAGGCTGTTGtaactgaaaacagagcctggaaAGATAATGGATCCCCTCAGCCTcgcctgggccaccacaggtgcccccaacacaagtgatgtcgatctagccatgcccacccaatcccGAGAGGTCAAAcgaccctgatatggccctcaatgaaattgagttttgacacccctgctatatatGTTTAATGTTGGATTAGGCTTTCCACACCCTGCAGTTCACTCAAGATGTCATCTGATTTGGTCGTTTTAATAATATACCAGTATATAAAATATAAGCTATTATCAACAGGTCACTTCTATTGTAAAGAAATCTTTCCCCAATATTTAGAAAGTAATTTGTGTTTGAAAATGCAGACTTCTGCTTTTCTCATGTACCCGGGGAAAAAAAAGCTTGTACAAAGTCCTAGATTTTCAACATTAAACAGAGGCAATACAGGATTCATTTGCTGTATGTCAGACAGCATGATGATGTCCTTCTCTGAAttgtttaaaagcattttaaaaacagaattcagtattataggtagtccttaacttacaacagaggtgggttcctaccagttcgcacctattcggtagaaccggttcgtcaaatctactgaaccggttagaagaggttccaccagtggacccggaaagcaggccacacctacagaagaggttccaaaactttttgaaacccaccactggtccttggatatgattattctacactatcatgctcctatttataaaactcagtgcctctgtgaaaggtaaggatgactactgcgtttgtggtgcaatcagaacattgcgtgtgttgaagttgttttaacgcaaaccaaagatgccttttaaaaaacaagtttacatcctattcttatgcaagccagtgctgtgtgtgaggtaatttaaggtggttctgacaagtgtcgtcggcatcttcatatccggtcacatgggcagcaagccactcccatccggtcacatgggcagcaagccactcccacagagtagattcaaacaatttttgaaacccaccagacttacaaccataatggagcctgctaaTTTAGTTGTAAATTGTGATGGTAAAGTGGGCCATTGTGTGATCAACCTgatttcacctttttttttcttttttgcagcaatcattaagcaaatccattgttaACCGTGGTGCATTGTCAAAAAATGGAAGTAAAAATGATTTGACAAAATTGTAGTCACATAACTGGTACAGTTGCATATAAAGCCATAAATATGGGGCTGGTTGCCAAACACTCAAATTGCAGTCATGGGATTGCAGGAAGGGCGGCCTTCAGAACCAGattaatagtagcaatagcagttagacttatatcccgcttcatagggctttcagccctctctaagcggtttacagagtcagcatattgcccccaacaacaatccgggtcctcattttacccacctcggaaggatggaaggctgagtcaaccctgagcccgtgagatttgaactgctgataacagtcagctgaagtggcctgcagtactgcaccctaaccactgcgccacctcggctcagtggttAGTGGTAGTGGTAGTTTTCGTaggggtctgttgtaactttgaatgggcgCTAAGTGACtgatcttaagttgaggactacctgtactgtatttTGATATACTGATACTTTTTTATTGGATAAGAACAAGAGCACAGATTAACTTAAGCACAAGCAAGGCCTTCTTTCTCAGTACAGAATTCCATCCCTTATTCAAGGAAAAAAGCTTGAGTTCAGCAAAACCAAATGTTGAGCACATTTGGAGAAAACACTCATGTTTTAATAAAactatggaaaaaaataataataatggagtaACAACACAGTTTTTTTGCCAGAGCAACTATCCTGTAGTAATTTCTTCCCCTTTACATCACCAATTCAAACTTTATTTTAGGTCAATATATGCAAGGGGTTATAAGACATCATGATTAACATGTCTTATAATACAGCCTAGTTAGCTCTATTTTTCAAGAGTGTATAAAAAGACCAGCTAGTGCAGAAGGCAGAAAATTAAACTGCTGATCATGTAATGATACCAGAATTACTCTTGGGTGTATTGAAACACATGCACAGCTAATTTTCCAGGtgccattcaaagggtgtttttAACTTCTTAAACCTAATATGGTTTAGGCTTGGATAATCTAAGAGATTACCTCTCTCTGGGCCTTAAAGATCAGCAAAGACCTCACAAAATGCCTGCGATTAAAATCCATTCATCAGGCACGTAGGACAGGCTattcctgtgatggcgaacttacgGCACTCGGGCCCAAAGGACGCGgaaccatgttgcctggcatacGCAGCGTCaccctcttccgggtttctggtgcgcacatgCCCCTGGCCAGCTCCTCCTCTTTGTTGCAGCCCAGACAAGCACTTGCTTGCATGTGAAGGACACGCACGCGCAAAGTGGTGCCGAAAATGTTCCAGGCTTTGAAACATTATTGCAGATTTTACACTTGCCTTTTTTCCTCCGGCTTATGAGAAAAGAATCAAGATTTTCCTCTTCAATCAGCCTTTTGAGCTGGCTGGAGATTATTTGTATAAACATATTTTATGTGAATAAATTGTtggggtttttatttatttatttatttagcctacCAATCAGCTTCAAAATACCAGGATAGAAAATCAGCATGTACAAACAAAGAAATATTAGGTTATAAATACATCACTTTTTTCTGATGGAAGACTTCTATAATATGTTGTGTTCCTGAGAAGTTCACtttattataaaacaaaatattttcagctAAACACCAACCCAGTTGCAAAGGCAACTTTGTCGTTTTTTTATATGAAATTTTTAAGTAGATCCCTTTAAGACAGCATTTCTTACACAGTGAATTATGTAAGTTTTGAGAAACTGAAATAAGTCAGTTTAATATTCCTGCTACTCTGTATTGGGATAAAGTATTGTACACATAACAGCAACTTTAAAAATTATTCAATAATTGGCCTTTATATTATTAATTCAAGGTTTCATTATGTAAATACACTTAGCAGTAGATCCTACTGAAATTGAGACAGCATATTTACGTGCATTCTACCTTAAGTCTTAATTCAAATATGTCCTCCACAACAATCGtgtacattttgaaaaataaaatacatacaaaataCTTTTCAGTTTGCAAATAACATtttacaattgaa from Thamnophis elegans isolate rThaEle1 chromosome 8, rThaEle1.pri, whole genome shotgun sequence includes these protein-coding regions:
- the LOC116512685 gene encoding transmembrane protein 14C-like → MSVDWIGYGYAALVASGGVAGYVKAGSVPSLAAGLLCGGLAGLGAYQQSTDPKNIWLSLAASGTLTVLMGMRYYNSRKFMPAGLIAGASVLMVGKLGLQMMEKPL